The following coding sequences are from one Oncorhynchus clarkii lewisi isolate Uvic-CL-2024 chromosome 20, UVic_Ocla_1.0, whole genome shotgun sequence window:
- the LOC139376935 gene encoding ribonuclease T2-like, producing MKSLALVVLLCLGCGLMSSSFASPHMWSKLILTQHWPSTFCIMEHCDPKFDYWTLHGLWPDKGQECNSSWHFNVTLIQDLLPDMQKWWPDLITPASSEFWQYEWQKHGTCAAKAESLNSQHKYFGKVLELYHTLDLDGVMKKFNIVPSETYYTFDHIEGIILNFYSVKPKIQCIHPKGGKVQILGQIEICFNSDFQLANCEHSETDTLRLIDFLNVKGTEFSVCDHATPVYYPPLKGKPSM from the exons ATGAAATCTTTGGCGCTTGTTGTCCTGCTGTGTCTTGGCTGCGGTCTGATGTCTTCCTCATTCGCGTCGCC GCATATGTGGAGTAAGTTGATCCTGACTCAACACTGGCCAAGCACATTTTGCATT ATGGAACACTGTGATCCCAAATTTGACTACTGGACTTTGCATGGACTGTG GCCAGATAAAGGCCAGGAATGCAATTCATCTTGGCACTTCAATGTAACTCTAATCCAG GACCTACTTCCAGATATGCAGAAGTGGTGGCCGGATCTTATAACTCCAGCATCCTCTGAATTCTG GCAATATGAATGGCAAAAACATGGAACGTGTGCTGCAAAAGCAGAGTCCCTAAACAGTCAACACAAATACTTTGGCAAAGTCCTGGAGCTGTATCACACGTTAGACCTTGATGG AGTGATGAAGAAATTTAACATTGTGCCCTCTGAGACGTACTACACT TTTGACCACATCGAAGGAATCATTCTCAACTTCTACAGTGTGAAACCAAAGATTCAGTGTATTCACCCAAAG GGTGGGAAGGTGCAAATCTTGGGCCAGATCGAGATCTGCTTCAACTCAGACTTCCAACTTGCCAACTGTGAGCATTCTGAGACAGACACTCTGAGACTAATTGACTTCCTCAATGTTAAGGGCACAGAGTTTAGTGTATGTGACCATGCCACACCTGTCTACTACCCTCCCCTTAAGGGGAAGCCATCAATGTAG